The Sphingobacterium bambusae genome includes a window with the following:
- a CDS encoding aldose epimerase family protein, with product MKNIACHITFLLPLFFLFFGCGAPVDQDVTSSGLSKRRFEAIVNGDSTHLFVLRNAQGAELCLTNYGGRIVSLWVPDRSGKFRDVVLGFDNIAEYTAKPSSFGATIGRVANRIDHGQFVLDGDTAQLDINSGEHTIHGGAAGWQNQVYQATVLSDSSLMLRYTSPDGEGGFPGKVEVKVLYTLTHDNSLAIQYTCNSDRKTPINMTNHSFFNLSGDPHKTILQDSLYVHADNFTPLREDLITTGEILPVAETPFDFRKKTSIGEALSKQGQAVEQLSYVNGIDHNFVLNTQGDSRQLAASLYAAESGILMEVYTDQPGLQVYTGNMLDGSRIGKDGIPYHKQTAICLESQYFPDSPNKPHWPSITLLPENTYSHLCVYRFRVK from the coding sequence ATGAAAAATATAGCTTGTCATATTACTTTTCTGCTACCTTTATTCTTTTTGTTTTTCGGCTGTGGAGCTCCAGTAGATCAGGATGTCACATCCTCCGGATTAAGTAAACGTAGGTTTGAAGCTATCGTCAACGGCGACTCCACCCATCTTTTTGTGCTGCGCAATGCGCAGGGGGCCGAGCTTTGCCTGACGAATTATGGTGGACGTATTGTTTCGTTGTGGGTTCCCGATAGGTCGGGGAAATTTCGAGATGTGGTGTTGGGCTTTGATAATATAGCCGAATACACCGCTAAGCCTTCCTCTTTTGGTGCCACGATTGGTCGCGTCGCAAATCGCATAGACCATGGGCAGTTTGTTTTGGATGGGGATACCGCCCAGCTAGACATCAATAGCGGCGAACATACCATTCATGGCGGTGCTGCGGGTTGGCAAAATCAGGTGTATCAAGCAACAGTGCTTTCGGACAGCAGCTTGATGCTGCGTTATACCTCGCCGGATGGCGAGGGCGGGTTTCCGGGGAAAGTGGAGGTAAAAGTACTATATACCTTAACCCACGACAACAGCTTGGCAATACAGTATACTTGCAACAGCGATCGGAAAACACCGATCAACATGACTAACCATAGCTTTTTTAACCTGTCTGGAGATCCGCACAAGACTATTCTGCAGGATAGCCTATATGTCCATGCCGATAACTTCACTCCGTTGCGCGAGGATTTGATTACCACCGGCGAAATTTTACCTGTAGCAGAAACACCCTTCGATTTTAGGAAAAAGACAAGCATAGGCGAGGCGTTGAGCAAGCAGGGGCAGGCCGTCGAACAGCTTTCGTATGTCAACGGTATAGATCATAATTTTGTGCTCAATACGCAGGGAGATAGCAGGCAACTTGCCGCAAGCCTCTACGCCGCAGAAAGCGGTATCCTCATGGAGGTGTACACCGATCAGCCCGGATTACAGGTTTATACGGGCAATATGCTGGATGGATCTAGAATAGGTAAAGACGGCATTCCCTACCATAAGCAAACGGCTATATGTCTCGAATCCCAGTATTTTCCAGATTCTCCCAATAAGCCTCATTGGCCTTCCATTACCTTGTTGCCGGAAAATACATACAGCCATCTTTGCGTGTACAGGTTTCGTGTTAAATAA
- a CDS encoding TonB-dependent receptor domain-containing protein: MKLMPYFKIIAISMLLLFSLGKVHAQASKVTVSGQVRDQASKTVLPYVNVVLKSAKAETIIAGTVTDEDGRFSFADMQPNSYRLQLSYTGYHGKMIPIYVGNLSEFLEIPSIDLSADAQQLEAVVVSGGIRTIDAAMDRKSYNLADNISQSGGSVLQAMQNLPGVNVQEGKVQLRGSDKVTILVDGKQTALTGFGSQAGLDNIPASSIERVEIINNPSAKYEANGQAGIINIIMKKERQEGWNGKVGLSAGLGALWERQENLPGIRPQYSRTPKVNPSLSLNYRKDKLNIFVQADNLYTETLNKNEFVQRDYDDGTVIRSQLKRNRNTNFLTTKAGVDWFFNDRNTLTLSGLYGNEKIIDRGDQPFFNADLSERIRLWQFLEDELKTTVMTTAAYQHKFKQAGHLLNMDFNYTFHREDEKYFYDNILPTFVGTDAFKLLSDEQVYDFNVDYSKPLRYGRFETGLKIRKRNIPTDMNFMPGENSVLDVAAGGWANYDEWIPAVFGNYNLENDRWEAELGLRLEYVNISYDVNPDHPTYTSSGYHYLQPFPTMRVGYKVNESNKISLFYNRRVDRPNEVDIRIFPKYDDAEIIKVGNPGLRPQFSNSVELGYKYTYGSAYLYGALYHRFSDATITRISTIVPGSPLVYAVFQNAGKSYNSGLEAIWNQPVSSVYTFTINGNIYRNQIDAFTVENRYPVPTVFTAVAQRIVSGNLKWNNIFRFAHDFNGQLSAVYFAPDIIPQGKMAARFSVDMGLKKAVQRGKGEIFLNATDLFNTMVIKREIQGNGFRYTSDDYYETQVVRLGYSYKF; the protein is encoded by the coding sequence ATGAAGCTTATGCCATACTTTAAGATCATTGCTATTTCCATGTTGCTACTGTTTTCCCTTGGAAAGGTACACGCGCAGGCCAGCAAGGTAACCGTCTCTGGACAGGTGCGAGATCAAGCATCAAAAACGGTTTTACCCTACGTCAATGTTGTCCTGAAAAGTGCGAAAGCGGAGACCATTATAGCGGGAACCGTGACGGATGAAGACGGACGTTTTTCCTTCGCCGATATGCAGCCCAACAGCTACAGGCTCCAGCTCTCCTATACCGGTTACCACGGCAAAATGATCCCCATCTATGTAGGCAACCTATCTGAATTTTTGGAGATTCCGAGCATCGACCTTAGCGCTGACGCTCAGCAGCTGGAAGCAGTGGTCGTTTCGGGTGGGATACGCACGATCGATGCCGCCATGGACCGGAAGAGCTACAACTTGGCCGACAACATTAGTCAATCCGGAGGCTCTGTATTACAGGCTATGCAAAATCTGCCGGGTGTCAATGTGCAGGAAGGCAAGGTGCAGTTGCGCGGCAGTGATAAGGTAACTATCCTTGTTGATGGCAAACAAACGGCACTCACGGGCTTTGGTAGCCAAGCAGGGCTGGATAACATTCCTGCTTCGTCCATCGAGCGAGTCGAGATCATCAATAATCCTTCGGCCAAGTATGAGGCCAATGGGCAGGCCGGCATTATCAATATCATTATGAAGAAGGAACGGCAAGAAGGATGGAATGGTAAAGTGGGGCTTTCCGCTGGCTTGGGTGCTCTTTGGGAGCGCCAAGAAAACTTACCGGGCATACGTCCACAGTATAGCAGAACGCCAAAAGTCAATCCTTCGCTGTCATTAAACTACCGGAAGGATAAGCTAAATATCTTTGTCCAGGCTGATAATCTTTACACGGAAACACTAAATAAAAATGAGTTTGTGCAGCGTGATTATGACGATGGCACCGTCATCCGCTCCCAGCTGAAACGCAACCGTAACACGAATTTCTTAACCACAAAGGCTGGAGTAGACTGGTTTTTCAATGATCGCAATACGTTGACCCTGTCCGGACTGTATGGTAACGAGAAGATCATCGATCGCGGCGATCAGCCTTTCTTCAATGCGGATTTGTCTGAACGCATCCGGCTATGGCAGTTTTTGGAAGATGAACTGAAGACTACGGTGATGACTACGGCTGCTTACCAACATAAGTTTAAGCAGGCGGGGCATCTGTTAAACATGGACTTTAACTATACCTTTCATCGGGAAGACGAAAAGTATTTCTACGACAACATTCTTCCAACATTCGTAGGTACCGATGCTTTTAAATTGCTCTCCGACGAGCAGGTCTACGATTTTAATGTAGACTATAGTAAGCCGCTTCGCTATGGTCGCTTCGAAACGGGGCTGAAGATCCGTAAGCGCAACATCCCGACGGATATGAACTTTATGCCGGGCGAAAATTCGGTGCTCGATGTTGCTGCCGGTGGTTGGGCCAATTACGACGAGTGGATTCCGGCGGTTTTTGGTAACTATAACCTAGAAAATGATCGATGGGAAGCTGAGTTGGGTCTGCGATTGGAATATGTCAACATCAGCTACGATGTAAATCCTGATCATCCTACCTATACAAGCTCAGGCTATCACTATTTGCAACCTTTTCCCACGATGCGTGTGGGCTATAAGGTTAACGAAAGCAATAAGATATCCTTGTTTTACAATAGACGGGTAGATCGTCCCAATGAAGTGGATATCCGCATTTTTCCGAAGTACGACGACGCGGAAATTATTAAGGTGGGCAACCCAGGTTTGCGCCCGCAGTTTAGCAACTCCGTGGAGCTGGGATACAAATATACTTATGGCAGCGCTTACCTCTATGGCGCGCTCTACCACCGCTTCTCCGACGCAACTATTACGCGTATCTCTACCATTGTGCCGGGCAGCCCCTTGGTGTATGCGGTGTTTCAAAACGCGGGCAAAAGTTACAACAGTGGTCTAGAAGCTATCTGGAACCAACCGGTTTCTAGCGTTTACACCTTCACTATAAACGGAAATATATACCGAAACCAAATCGACGCATTCACGGTGGAAAACCGCTATCCTGTGCCCACGGTGTTTACGGCAGTAGCGCAACGCATTGTTTCGGGAAACCTCAAGTGGAACAATATCTTCCGCTTTGCGCATGACTTCAATGGACAACTTAGCGCCGTATACTTTGCACCCGATATTATCCCGCAAGGAAAGATGGCTGCTCGCTTTTCGGTAGATATGGGCTTGAAGAAAGCTGTACAACGAGGTAAAGGAGAGATTTTCTTGAATGCAACGGATCTGTTTAATACGATGGTGATTAAACGGGAGATTCAAGGTAATGGCTTTCGCTATACCAGTGATGATTATTATGAGACGCAGGTTGTGCGGTTGGGATACTCGTATAAGTTTTGA
- a CDS encoding response regulator transcription factor: MKLLIIEDEQELANSMGEYLQDMGYRCEYAASLVDANNKIQSYAYDCILLDIMLPDGDGFRVLEELKAVNKQDAVIIISAKHAVEDKIKGLHIGADDYITKPFHLSELTARIYAIIRRKQFNNVNVVRQQELCIDLQAKTVSIHEELVALTKKEFDLLLFFIGNKNRVISKSTLAEHLSGDFADMLENHDFVYAHIKNLKRKLHDASCGNYLKTVYGTGYKWESHG, translated from the coding sequence ATGAAGCTATTGATTATCGAGGATGAACAGGAACTGGCCAACAGCATGGGCGAGTACTTACAGGATATGGGCTATCGCTGTGAGTACGCGGCGTCGCTTGTAGATGCCAACAACAAGATACAATCGTATGCGTACGATTGCATTTTGCTGGACATCATGCTGCCCGATGGTGACGGATTCCGAGTGCTGGAAGAGTTGAAAGCAGTAAACAAGCAAGATGCGGTGATCATTATCTCGGCAAAACATGCCGTGGAAGATAAGATCAAAGGCTTGCATATTGGTGCGGATGATTATATCACCAAGCCCTTTCATCTATCCGAACTTACTGCCCGAATCTATGCCATTATCCGTCGTAAGCAGTTCAATAATGTCAATGTTGTGCGACAACAGGAGCTGTGCATCGACCTGCAGGCGAAGACGGTATCGATTCACGAGGAACTCGTGGCATTGACGAAAAAAGAATTTGATCTGCTGCTGTTTTTTATTGGTAACAAGAACCGGGTGATCTCGAAAAGCACACTGGCTGAACATCTTTCCGGTGACTTTGCCGATATGCTAGAAAACCACGATTTCGTATATGCCCATATCAAAAACCTGAAGAGAAAGCTGCATGATGCCAGTTGTGGAAATTATCTCAAAACTGTTTATGGCACGGGATATAAATGGGAAAGCCATGGCTAA
- a CDS encoding sensor histidine kinase: protein MAKKTKPLLQKTSKPVLIYTLLVFLLSIPVYFFVVDTIWKSELDEHNQIMADRTAYQLHGLNLSDEALDSSIALWNQLQPGTNIHYPHSGDSGQDSLFTVEKQKAYAPTVNIDRFRVLSTIIQVNDRPLRFTVETNIEESEETVVAIALTTLFFFMLTLVGILFINRRSSIKIWKPFRHTLDQLQHFHLHRQSAIAFTGSDIAEFEELNDSLHKLIDHTILTYTAQKEFTENASHELQTPLAILQSKLDLLMQSEHLSDRQYQLLEEMNRSLARSVRINKNLLLLTKIENSQFADLAYFSFDRLLQQCLLLVEEYAMQKELQVTMEVDNHVEVCCNEYLTEILINNLLLNAIRHTPAGGQIRCVLKKDHFELSNTGVSALPTDLIFRRFGRLSKDNVGSGLGLSIVREIAKAQQWTVSYRYAENKHVFTLGF, encoded by the coding sequence ATGGCTAAAAAAACGAAACCGTTACTGCAGAAGACCAGTAAGCCCGTACTGATCTATACGCTATTGGTGTTTTTGCTCAGCATTCCGGTTTATTTCTTCGTGGTGGATACGATCTGGAAAAGCGAACTGGATGAGCATAACCAGATTATGGCCGATAGAACAGCCTATCAGCTGCATGGATTGAACTTGTCGGACGAAGCCTTGGATAGCAGTATAGCCTTGTGGAATCAGCTACAGCCCGGAACCAATATCCATTATCCTCATTCTGGAGACAGTGGGCAGGACAGTCTTTTTACCGTGGAGAAACAGAAAGCTTATGCTCCAACCGTCAATATCGATCGCTTTCGTGTATTGTCTACCATTATTCAGGTTAACGATAGGCCGCTGCGCTTTACCGTCGAGACCAATATCGAAGAGTCGGAGGAAACAGTGGTCGCTATTGCCTTGACAACACTCTTTTTCTTTATGTTGACCCTTGTGGGTATCTTGTTCATCAATCGACGATCATCCATCAAGATTTGGAAGCCATTTCGACATACCTTGGATCAACTGCAACATTTTCACCTGCATCGACAGTCAGCCATCGCTTTTACAGGCTCTGATATCGCGGAATTTGAAGAATTAAATGACTCCCTGCATAAGCTGATCGATCACACGATCCTCACCTATACCGCGCAGAAGGAGTTTACAGAAAATGCATCGCATGAGCTACAAACACCCTTGGCTATTTTGCAGAGCAAGTTGGATCTGTTGATGCAAAGTGAACATCTTTCAGATCGACAATACCAACTGCTGGAGGAAATGAATCGTTCCCTTGCACGCAGTGTGCGGATCAATAAAAATTTGCTGTTGTTGACGAAAATCGAAAATAGCCAGTTTGCAGATCTTGCATATTTTTCGTTTGATAGACTTTTGCAACAATGCTTGTTGCTCGTGGAGGAGTATGCCATGCAAAAGGAGCTGCAGGTGACGATGGAAGTCGACAATCATGTGGAGGTGTGCTGCAACGAATATCTGACAGAGATATTGATCAACAACTTGCTGCTAAATGCGATAAGGCATACACCGGCCGGTGGGCAGATCCGTTGTGTGTTGAAAAAAGATCACTTTGAGCTGTCTAATACGGGCGTTTCAGCATTGCCAACAGATCTTATTTTCCGTCGTTTCGGTCGGTTGTCTAAAGACAATGTTGGCAGCGGCCTGGGCTTGTCCATCGTGCGCGAGATTGCCAAAGCGCAGCAGTGGACCGTTAGCTATCGCTATGCGGAAAATAAACATGTTTTTACCCTAGGTTTCTAA
- a CDS encoding fibronectin type III domain-containing protein, producing MKYIRVKANFFRYPDDKLVVRAAHIITCLKESDFFKSPDPPLEQLEEAYNDYYQKVIDAQDKDREKAATKRESKRRLTDLLQKLAFYVNMVADGQLSLLYSSGFPVLAKKQTGKLPDCPMATYVKDGRKSGEVAFGFTPVGRDMYYEYRFATLSPRGRAIWGEVAVTTRSFKNYHDGLQPGQWVYFKVRARNKNGCSAWTTPIKWLVH from the coding sequence ATGAAATACATACGTGTTAAAGCCAACTTTTTCCGCTATCCCGACGATAAATTGGTGGTCAGGGCAGCGCATATTATTACTTGTTTAAAAGAATCCGATTTTTTTAAATCGCCGGATCCTCCGCTTGAACAACTCGAAGAGGCCTACAACGATTACTATCAGAAAGTAATCGACGCACAGGATAAAGATCGCGAAAAAGCGGCAACCAAACGCGAGAGTAAACGGCGCCTTACTGATCTCCTTCAAAAACTGGCCTTTTATGTCAATATGGTAGCAGATGGGCAACTATCGCTATTGTACAGCTCCGGATTTCCAGTGTTAGCCAAAAAACAGACCGGAAAATTGCCGGATTGTCCCATGGCAACATATGTCAAAGACGGCCGCAAAAGCGGCGAGGTGGCATTTGGATTCACGCCCGTAGGGCGGGATATGTACTATGAATACCGTTTTGCAACATTAAGCCCGCGCGGAAGGGCAATTTGGGGAGAAGTGGCCGTCACGACGCGCTCCTTCAAGAATTACCACGATGGCCTTCAGCCTGGGCAATGGGTGTATTTTAAGGTGCGTGCACGGAATAAGAACGGCTGCAGCGCATGGACGACACCGATCAAATGGTTGGTGCATTAA
- a CDS encoding mechanosensitive ion channel family protein has protein sequence MPFTFLSNSSNTVGKTVPFIIILLLFVLTLGSTALAQIPTVDTSSNAAAIPKFPEDSLNRRTPRGAVAGFISAVSKENYERAARYLHIDRKLRKKRNKEQLAQGLQQLLDQHGSILPYALISDKPDGHQQDNLGPNMDRVGSAVIDNESFDIMVESVQDEHGGPLWLFSTQTIERIPLPVEEEIASTWISKVMPKVLIDKKWSGVPIGHWIISFILVFLAYLLAWAVTKVIIFLLSRLWKKARLEPNAGIIRAFFRPVQLFLAVWIFVFALEQADISIIVRQRLSSLSVIFYILAVLLLMWQLLDAGSKITQRNLAKRGNQAGVSAILFLRRAIKIALFFIAIITVLDTFGFNVTTGIAALGIGGIALALGAQKTVENFVGSVTLIADQPVRVGDFCKVGQLVGTVEQIGMRSTQIRTNERTVVTIPNGEFSSLQIENFTHRDKFLFSPSFFFRLDSSVDQIRYLLVEMRRVLYAHPKVDPIPARVRFVNVSKEGLKFEIFAYINAVDFDMFLSVQEDLHLHFLQVIKASGTDLARDAQSIYMQTGEEPQAEKQAEIARQVEAWKANNDLQIPDFDEQHIKDIRGTIDYPPQGSSHHKDKDVKNS, from the coding sequence ATGCCATTCACTTTCTTGAGCAACAGCTCTAACACAGTTGGGAAGACGGTTCCTTTCATCATCATTTTGCTGCTATTCGTTTTGACACTTGGCTCAACAGCGCTGGCGCAGATACCCACGGTCGACACGAGCAGCAACGCGGCGGCAATTCCAAAATTTCCGGAAGACTCGCTCAACCGACGCACACCGCGGGGCGCGGTGGCCGGCTTTATCAGCGCTGTGTCCAAAGAAAATTATGAAAGGGCGGCTCGCTACCTGCACATAGATCGGAAGCTGCGCAAGAAAAGAAACAAGGAACAGCTGGCACAAGGCTTACAACAACTGCTGGATCAACATGGTAGTATCCTACCCTACGCGCTCATCAGCGATAAGCCAGATGGACATCAGCAAGATAATTTGGGTCCCAATATGGATCGCGTGGGCTCTGCTGTAATCGACAACGAATCCTTCGATATTATGGTAGAGAGCGTGCAGGATGAGCACGGCGGTCCTTTATGGCTTTTTTCGACACAAACCATCGAGCGTATTCCGCTTCCCGTAGAAGAAGAAATCGCGAGCACCTGGATCAGCAAAGTAATGCCCAAGGTACTCATCGACAAAAAATGGAGCGGCGTACCTATAGGACATTGGATCATCAGTTTTATCCTTGTTTTCTTGGCCTACCTATTGGCTTGGGCCGTCACAAAAGTTATCATCTTCTTGTTGTCACGCTTGTGGAAGAAAGCGCGGCTAGAGCCCAATGCTGGCATTATACGCGCGTTCTTCCGTCCAGTACAGCTTTTTTTGGCCGTATGGATCTTCGTTTTCGCGCTGGAGCAAGCTGATATATCCATTATCGTTCGGCAAAGGCTCAGCAGCCTCAGCGTTATTTTCTATATATTGGCGGTCTTGCTATTGATGTGGCAGCTGCTGGACGCGGGTAGCAAGATCACGCAGCGCAACCTCGCGAAAAGAGGTAATCAAGCAGGCGTATCGGCCATTCTTTTTCTTCGGCGAGCCATCAAGATCGCGCTGTTCTTCATCGCTATCATCACCGTGCTGGATACCTTTGGCTTCAATGTAACGACCGGTATTGCGGCACTGGGAATTGGGGGTATTGCCTTAGCCCTGGGCGCGCAGAAAACCGTAGAAAACTTTGTGGGCAGCGTTACCCTTATTGCCGATCAACCGGTGCGTGTGGGCGATTTCTGTAAGGTAGGCCAACTGGTGGGCACGGTAGAACAAATCGGCATGCGCTCTACCCAGATACGCACCAATGAGCGTACGGTGGTGACTATCCCCAACGGCGAATTTTCGTCGCTACAGATTGAAAACTTCACCCATCGCGATAAATTTCTTTTCAGTCCCAGCTTCTTCTTTCGCTTGGACAGTAGCGTTGATCAGATCCGCTACTTGTTGGTTGAAATGCGCAGAGTGCTCTATGCACACCCTAAGGTGGATCCTATCCCGGCGCGCGTGCGCTTTGTCAACGTCAGCAAAGAGGGTCTGAAATTCGAGATTTTCGCCTACATCAATGCGGTGGATTTTGATATGTTCCTGTCGGTACAGGAAGACCTTCACCTGCATTTTCTGCAAGTGATCAAAGCCAGTGGGACCGATCTTGCACGCGATGCACAAAGTATATACATGCAAACGGGAGAAGAGCCCCAAGCAGAAAAACAAGCGGAGATAGCGCGTCAAGTGGAGGCCTGGAAAGCGAACAACGACCTGCAGATTCCCGATTTCGACGAACAGCACATCAAGGACATCCGTGGAACGATTGATTATCCCCCGCAGGGATCAAGCCATCATAAAGACAAAGACGTAAAGAACTCATAA
- the nhaA gene encoding Na+/H+ antiporter NhaA, whose protein sequence is MAKLINLTVFKNFFRSNNAGGILLFICVILSMIIANSPLASNLQALLDHSIGFETATIHLNYSLLMWINDGLMAIFFLMVGLEIKREIVEGELSSPRQASLPILCAFGGAAVPALIYLFFNAGSDTAGGWGIPMATDIAFALAVIGLLDKRVPPSLKIFLAALAIVDDLIAILVIAFFYSSGIETSYLLYAFIGMLVLIGMNRLNIQNPFLYLIPGVFIWYFIHHSGIHATIAGVLVAMTIPTNDTDVESPLERLEHALIKPVNFFIIPLFAFANTNITLEAEMVHGLIAPLGLGISLGLLLGKPLGILLMAFVCSKLKISSLPEGSNFKHMLGVGLLAGIGFTMSIFISILSFSNPLFVKEAKLSILLTSILAGLLGYLFLRNMGKAKEIV, encoded by the coding sequence ATGGCAAAATTGATCAATCTCACTGTTTTCAAAAACTTCTTCCGCTCGAACAATGCGGGGGGTATACTCCTATTTATCTGCGTCATCCTGTCGATGATTATAGCCAACAGTCCACTGGCCTCGAACTTGCAAGCCTTGCTAGACCACAGCATCGGCTTCGAAACCGCGACCATACATCTTAACTATAGCTTGCTGATGTGGATCAACGATGGGTTGATGGCCATTTTCTTTCTGATGGTGGGGCTGGAGATCAAGCGCGAGATCGTAGAAGGCGAGTTATCATCTCCACGGCAGGCCTCCTTGCCCATTCTCTGCGCTTTTGGAGGCGCGGCCGTTCCAGCACTGATTTACCTCTTTTTTAACGCGGGGAGCGACACGGCTGGCGGCTGGGGTATCCCCATGGCGACAGATATAGCCTTTGCATTGGCCGTGATCGGTTTGCTCGATAAGCGCGTGCCGCCCAGCTTAAAGATTTTCTTGGCCGCACTGGCCATTGTCGACGACCTTATCGCGATCTTGGTGATTGCATTCTTCTACTCCTCGGGTATAGAAACCAGCTACCTCCTCTATGCCTTTATCGGCATGCTCGTGCTGATCGGCATGAACAGGCTCAACATACAGAATCCTTTTCTTTACCTCATTCCCGGTGTTTTCATTTGGTATTTCATCCATCATTCGGGCATACATGCCACTATTGCCGGCGTGCTTGTCGCGATGACCATCCCTACCAACGATACCGATGTGGAATCGCCGCTGGAGCGCCTTGAGCACGCGCTTATCAAGCCCGTCAATTTCTTTATCATCCCCTTGTTTGCCTTTGCCAATACCAATATCACGCTAGAGGCAGAGATGGTGCATGGGCTTATCGCTCCATTGGGACTAGGCATCAGCTTAGGGCTGCTGCTAGGAAAGCCTTTGGGCATTCTGTTAATGGCTTTTGTTTGTTCCAAACTGAAGATAAGTAGCCTACCAGAAGGCAGTAATTTTAAGCATATGTTGGGCGTAGGGCTCTTGGCTGGGATAGGATTCACGATGTCTATCTTTATTTCTATCCTCTCGTTTAGCAATCCGCTATTCGTTAAAGAAGCGAAATTATCGATCTTATTGACATCCATTTTAGCAGGTTTGTTGGGCTATCTGTTCCTTCGAAACATGGGAAAAGCAAAAGAAATAGTATAG
- a CDS encoding DUF6122 family protein, translated as METSAIIQTSIHYGLHFLAPAGIAYLFYSNRWKFAWLILLSTMLVDLDHLLADPIFDPNRCSVGFHLLHSYAAIFVYAVVFLFAKRGSVLQLVSLGLLFHMLTDFIDCQLGAIL; from the coding sequence ATGGAAACATCGGCCATCATCCAAACAAGTATCCACTACGGCTTGCATTTTCTTGCTCCAGCGGGCATTGCTTATCTTTTTTACAGCAATCGTTGGAAGTTCGCCTGGCTGATTTTATTGAGCACCATGCTGGTCGATCTAGATCACCTTTTGGCCGACCCGATTTTTGATCCCAATCGATGTAGCGTAGGATTTCACCTGCTACATTCTTATGCCGCTATTTTCGTCTATGCGGTAGTGTTTCTATTTGCTAAGCGTGGCTCGGTTTTACAGCTCGTCTCCCTCGGTTTATTGTTTCATATGTTAACGGATTTTATTGATTGCCAATTGGGGGCGATCTTGTAA
- a CDS encoding NAD(P)-dependent oxidoreductase, with product MNKEKIGFIGLGNMGHPMAKNLENAGVSLSVYNRTAARTAGFGASTHVAENMTDLLTHADIVFTMLTNDEAAKAVYEQVLMHDIAGKLFVDVSTISQDCSIHIGQALKVKQASLLDAPVAGSTGPAREGTLLFMVGGDQQDVERARPYLEFMGKNIKYLGENGKGLAAKISVNYFLSILYQGLAEMTLFADSLGLPREEMLDIVNASASGSGATKVKTPLLIAEDFSPAFALDLMLKDAALAEDLGAHFPAGAAVLQTLKEASAKGHGHEDVISVIKYLTKK from the coding sequence ATGAATAAAGAAAAAATTGGGTTTATCGGACTCGGAAATATGGGACATCCCATGGCGAAGAATTTGGAAAATGCAGGTGTCAGCCTAAGTGTTTACAACAGGACTGCGGCACGTACAGCGGGCTTTGGTGCTTCCACGCATGTGGCCGAAAATATGACCGATTTACTGACACATGCCGATATTGTATTTACCATGTTGACCAACGATGAAGCCGCGAAGGCGGTGTATGAGCAGGTGCTGATGCACGACATCGCTGGTAAGTTATTTGTAGATGTAAGCACCATTTCTCAAGATTGCTCGATCCATATTGGGCAGGCCTTGAAAGTAAAGCAAGCCTCGCTCTTGGATGCGCCCGTTGCCGGTAGCACAGGTCCCGCACGCGAGGGTACCTTGCTGTTTATGGTTGGAGGTGATCAGCAGGATGTGGAACGTGCACGCCCCTATTTGGAATTTATGGGCAAGAACATCAAATATCTAGGCGAAAATGGAAAGGGATTGGCGGCAAAGATTTCAGTGAACTACTTTTTGTCGATCCTTTACCAAGGCTTGGCCGAGATGACCTTGTTTGCAGATTCCTTGGGGCTTCCGCGTGAAGAGATGCTCGATATTGTGAATGCTAGCGCCAGTGGCAGCGGAGCAACAAAAGTAAAAACACCCCTCTTGATAGCGGAAGATTTTTCTCCGGCTTTTGCCTTGGATCTCATGTTAAAGGATGCAGCCTTGGCGGAAGACCTTGGGGCGCATTTCCCTGCTGGTGCAGCGGTGTTGCAGACCTTGAAAGAAGCTAGCGCGAAAGGGCATGGTCATGAAGATGTGATTTCGGTGATCAAGTATCTGACAAAAAAATAG
- a CDS encoding HopJ type III effector protein: protein MSKNIETLLADLHAKKIQFATVIAHIEKDYLHTPTAFKNGPVENEATQNQGSAKVFAFASLHKLSKEDTLLLFAEHYQAILDTPDGQDHQNIRQFMNYGWDGIRFEGEALQAK, encoded by the coding sequence ATGTCAAAAAACATCGAAACACTACTGGCAGACCTGCATGCAAAAAAGATACAGTTTGCGACAGTTATCGCTCATATTGAAAAAGATTATCTACATACACCGACAGCTTTCAAAAATGGTCCGGTTGAAAACGAAGCGACACAAAACCAAGGAAGCGCCAAGGTATTCGCTTTTGCAAGCCTCCACAAGCTGTCCAAAGAAGATACGTTGTTGCTATTTGCCGAGCATTACCAAGCCATACTTGATACGCCTGATGGCCAAGACCATCAGAACATTAGACAATTTATGAACTATGGCTGGGATGGCATCAGGTTCGAGGGAGAAGCATTGCAAGCAAAGTAA